CGGTGGCAGCGCTCAGCAGCCTTAATGCCGGCCTTCCAGATTGACGGCTTCCGCAGCGCCTACGGGCTCGTCTGTGCTCGACTGCGGCAGCAGGCCGATCTTGGCTCCACACCCTCGTCATCAGTACCAGACTCGCCCCAACCTCCGTAACCCCAGCCGTTGAAGCTCTCTAGCCGCTGTTGTGTCGTGCGTTCGCAGGGGGGAACCGATGTCGATGCCTCCAAGAGGTTACCCACCGGTCCGGAACGGAACGGAACGGAACGGAACGGAACGGAACGGAACGGACCGCGGCCACGGCCACGGCCCTCGCCGCGTTTCCCGACGACAGCCTGCCGATCCCATCAGCCCCCGCAACCCCGCCAGGCCCTGACCGTCTTGGAGATATGGTCAGCATGCGAGGACGATCCGTATCCCGGCTACCAGTTGGGTTTCATGTCGGATCCGAAGCCGCCGCCGGCCAGGCGTTTCTCGAAGTGAAGATGGGGGCCGGTGGCATTGCCGGTGGAGCCGACTTCTCCGACCTTTTGGCCGGCTTTGACTGAACCCCCGTTCACGGTTCGCTTGGAGAGGTGGCAGTACCAGAAGTCGAATCCGTTGGCGCGTAGCACGAGGAAGTTGCCGAAACTGGGGTCATGCCCGGTGCGGGCTATGGAACCGCTGAGGACCGCGAGACATTGCTCGCCCTCCGGAGCGGCGTAGTCTGCGCCGGTGTGATAGCCCAGGGACCAGTGGGGTCCCTTCTTCCGGTAGGGGGTCGTGACCCCGTGTCCCGGTACAGGAGACGTGACGCGGGTACCAGGAGGTTTGGGCGGATGCACTTCCGGGACGTGGAGTCGGTCCCAAGAGGTCTTGCCGGGAATCCCGTTGGCGTCAGCCCCCTTGAACCCGATCTTGAGCTGCCAAGCGGCGTACGACTGTTGATCGACATCGGTCCACTCGGGACCAGGACCTGTCCGGTACTTCCCGCACTTTTCCGCCACCAGGCGTTTGCCCATCGCGGCGATGACGGGGCTACGTTGTCCTTTGTGGAAGAATGCCGATCCTGGGAATGGCGCCAGCGCAGGCATAGCCCTCCCTCCTTTCAGTAAGGGGCCGGATCACGATGCGGGTTCGCCTGTTGAACACGTGAGATGTCACCGTAACGGCGCCAGATGTAGTTGATCGCCGCCGCTATGTTCGCCACCGGATCGTAGATTTGGTGGGACGTGCCCGCCTGATGGTTCGCCGCGAAGGTGTCGGGAATCACCTGGGCGTAGCCGCGTGAGCAGTTGAGCTTGGCGCCGTCCGATTGAACAGGGCCCGTTGCGTTTATGTCGTCCTGGTTCACGGCGTTCGGTTTGAAGGACGACTCGCGGCATATGAGGGTCAACAGGCTCGCCCCGTTGCTGACGCCCGTCGCCCAGCTTCTCGGTGCGCCGGTCCTGTCGCATGCCTGCTCGGCGAACGCGCGGGCCGTGGCCTCGGCCACGGCCACTCCCGAGTTCTCCGAGAAGCGCACCGTACTCTTGGTGATGGCCCCGGGATGGCGGCAGTCCACGACGAACCCGGCTCTGGCGCCGAGTTCTGCCAGTGAGGAACAGCCGGGAAATCCATCAGCAGCCGAGCCGGTGAACCCCAGCATGTGCTGCCATGCCGCGTAGGCCGATTTCGTCTGCTCGCCAAAGAATCCGGTGGCGCCTGCGGGGATACTTATTCCGACTGCGATGAGTGCGGCTTGAGTGGCCTTGACGTCTTCGTTGCGCTTGCCGAACCGCACGTTGGAAAGAGTGACCATCGTGCCTCCTCGACCGTAGGAGGCCGGTTAGGAGTGAGCCTCCACAGTCGCCCTTGGTTCCACCATGCGCCCGATGGGAGTCGCGCGCAAACTCGGCAGCGTGCTGATATGCGAGTCCTCGGAGGATCAGTCCGTCAATGCGGTCGACTGTGGAGTCCTCGCCACACACCGCGCGAGCTCCGCCGTCAACCGCGGCGACGCTTCTCCGTCATAGCGGCCAACTCCCCCTGCCGTCATGGATTCCGCGCCAGGCGGGAAGACTCAGACCTTGGGGACACGCAGCCTGTCCCAGCTGAACCGGCCGGGGATGCCGTCGGCAGCGCTGCCCTCGAGACCCAGCTTCTGCTGCCAGGCGGTGTAGGACCTCACATCGCCCGGTCCCCACACGTCGATATGGGCGCTGGACGTGTAGCGGTCGCAGTCTTCGGCGACGAGCCGGTCGTGCATTCCCGCGATGGCGGGCGATGTGCGTCCCGTCTGGAAGAACGACGCACCAGGGAACGGCTCGAACTGCCCGACAGGGGACGGCCCAGGCGGCTGTGACACGAACGCCGGCCAGGAACCGGGGTCGACATGGTCGTTCTCCGGGACGTGGGCATGGGCGTACCACCCGCCCTGCGACCTCCACGTCTCGGTCGGACACGTGTTGCGGGACAGGGAAGTCGGCCGGCCCATGGGCCAGACCTCCGGTACGCCCCAGGAGCCGATCCATGCGCTCAGAACGTCCCAGCCCCGGCAAGGGGTGTCCACCAGTTTTGCGAACACCTCTCCGGTGACGCGACAGTGCGGGAAGAACAAGGCCTCGATCTGGATGACGACTTTGCCAGTCCGGTTGGTACGAACACCACCGTCCGCGTCGAACACGGCTCTACTGCGGGAAGTGGCAGGGAAGAACTGGACGAACGCCCCTGTGAAGGGATCCCAGAGGATGTGCGGAGCGCGGCCCTTACCGCTGCCGGTGAAGAAACCCCTGAGATTGGCGAAGGGGATCAGATCCAGGGGCGCCTCGGCGGTGGCCTTCTTGTCCGCCGTGATGTGCGCGATCGCCCGTGCGGGGAATTCGGGGTCACATGGGGCGTGGTCCCCGACGTCCGCCTTGAGAGCTTGGGGCATCCATGGATCAGGCATGGTGGGATCCTTTGCTCCTCGCACCGCACATGGCCGTGGGATGCAGCAAGGGTGAGCTGGGGAAGCGGACGCTGGGCGAACAAGGGGCCGCGCAGCGGGCCTTTCCCTCTTTCCACGATGCGTCTGATGGGGGTCTTGAGCAAACGGGGAAGGCTACAGGAAGCGGTTTTCCGGATGTGGCCCTTGCCGTCCGGTCGGCGGGATCCGCAGCTGGGCATCCTCGGCTCCGCGTGCCCGGCTCATCTCGTCGATCGGGCACAAGTCCACCCGGCCGGTCGGCGGGTGGAGTTCGGCCTTGTGCCGCAGCTCAAGGACCAGGAAGTGGGGACTCGGCGGGGCTCAGGGGGACTCACGGGATGTCGCACATGCCGGC
This window of the Streptomyces sp. NBC_01275 genome carries:
- a CDS encoding M23 family metallopeptidase, whose amino-acid sequence is MHPPKPPGTRVTSPVPGHGVTTPYRKKGPHWSLGYHTGADYAAPEGEQCLAVLSGSIARTGHDPSFGNFLVLRANGFDFWYCHLSKRTVNGGSVKAGQKVGEVGSTGNATGPHLHFEKRLAGGGFGSDMKPNW
- a CDS encoding transglycosylase SLT domain-containing protein, producing MVTLSNVRFGKRNEDVKATQAALIAVGISIPAGATGFFGEQTKSAYAAWQHMLGFTGSAADGFPGCSSLAELGARAGFVVDCRHPGAITKSTVRFSENSGVAVAEATARAFAEQACDRTGAPRSWATGVSNGASLLTLICRESSFKPNAVNQDDINATGPVQSDGAKLNCSRGYAQVIPDTFAANHQAGTSHQIYDPVANIAAAINYIWRRYGDISRVQQANPHRDPAPY
- a CDS encoding peptidoglycan-binding protein; translation: MFDADGGVRTNRTGKVVIQIEALFFPHCRVTGEVFAKLVDTPCRGWDVLSAWIGSWGVPEVWPMGRPTSLSRNTCPTETWRSQGGWYAHAHVPENDHVDPGSWPAFVSQPPGPSPVGQFEPFPGASFFQTGRTSPAIAGMHDRLVAEDCDRYTSSAHIDVWGPGDVRSYTAWQQKLGLEGSAADGIPGRFSWDRLRVPKV